In Spirochaeta thermophila DSM 6578, the following proteins share a genomic window:
- a CDS encoding cache domain-containing protein: MLKNLRLSYKIILIALIIIVLYSLFVLLYVYPEVRKDLYAEKYLKTRHVVEVAYSVFEFYAQKVEEGSLSLEEAQTLAKEEIKTFRYEEEEYFWINDMRPYMVMHPYKPELDGTDLSDYEDPNGKKLFVEMVKVCKEAGAGFVDYMWPKPGFDKPVPKISYVKLFKPWNWIIGSGIYLDDVEAETGALFNLILISITVIVAIALGLTILMARSISLPITSVSSNLLASSNQLESAATQVSSSSQELSSGASELASSVEEITSNMEELQSIIESNTKTVTEAELLMKETNESAGLSTQQTEELQNAMTLISENARKIVKINKVIDDIAFQTSILALNAAVEAARAGEAGRGFAVVAEQVKSLAQKSAEAAKETTELIETVVDSIDSGQEKLSTVKESALKVSTLAGKVNVLLDEITTAFKEQSRGVSQVTKAISQVNTVVQGTAASSEETASAGEELLSQVEQLREVVVVLNRIVNGARAAATHADGGHHAEKDHPPAKTPPRTTPPPREPHDHKDVEIIRPEETLPLDDFKDF, from the coding sequence ATGCTCAAGAACCTGAGGCTGTCCTACAAGATCATCCTCATCGCCCTCATCATCATCGTGCTCTACTCGCTCTTTGTGCTGCTCTACGTCTATCCGGAGGTGAGGAAGGACCTCTACGCGGAGAAATACCTCAAAACCCGACACGTGGTCGAAGTGGCCTACAGCGTCTTCGAGTTCTACGCGCAGAAGGTGGAGGAAGGCTCCCTCTCCCTCGAAGAAGCCCAGACCCTCGCAAAGGAAGAGATAAAGACATTCAGATATGAGGAGGAAGAATACTTCTGGATAAACGACATGCGTCCTTACATGGTGATGCACCCCTATAAACCCGAGCTTGATGGCACAGATCTCTCCGACTACGAGGACCCCAACGGCAAGAAGCTCTTCGTGGAGATGGTGAAGGTGTGTAAGGAGGCAGGCGCCGGGTTCGTGGACTACATGTGGCCCAAACCGGGTTTCGACAAGCCCGTACCCAAGATTTCGTACGTGAAGCTGTTCAAGCCGTGGAACTGGATCATAGGGAGCGGGATCTACCTCGACGACGTGGAGGCCGAGACCGGGGCCCTCTTCAACCTCATCCTCATCTCCATCACCGTCATCGTGGCCATCGCCCTCGGTCTCACCATCCTCATGGCACGGAGCATCTCCCTTCCCATCACCAGCGTGAGCAGCAACCTCCTCGCCTCCTCCAACCAGCTCGAATCGGCCGCCACCCAGGTCTCCTCCTCCAGCCAGGAACTCTCCAGCGGCGCGAGCGAGCTCGCAAGCTCGGTCGAGGAGATCACCAGCAACATGGAGGAACTCCAGTCCATCATCGAGTCCAACACCAAGACCGTCACCGAGGCCGAGCTCCTCATGAAAGAGACCAACGAGAGCGCCGGCCTCTCCACCCAACAGACCGAGGAACTCCAGAACGCCATGACCCTCATAAGCGAGAACGCCAGGAAGATCGTCAAGATCAACAAGGTCATCGACGACATCGCCTTCCAGACGAGCATCCTCGCCCTCAACGCCGCCGTGGAGGCCGCCAGGGCCGGTGAGGCCGGCAGGGGTTTCGCCGTCGTCGCCGAGCAGGTCAAGTCCCTCGCCCAGAAGAGCGCCGAGGCCGCAAAGGAGACCACCGAGCTCATCGAGACCGTGGTCGACAGCATCGACTCAGGCCAGGAGAAACTCTCCACCGTCAAGGAGAGCGCCCTCAAGGTGAGCACCCTCGCCGGCAAGGTCAACGTCCTCCTCGACGAGATCACCACCGCCTTCAAGGAACAGTCCAGGGGTGTCTCCCAGGTCACCAAGGCCATCTCCCAGGTCAACACCGTGGTACAGGGGACGGCCGCCTCCTCCGAGGAGACCGCCAGTGCAGGGGAGGAGCTCCTCTCCCAGGTGGAACAACTCCGTGAGGTCGTGGTCGTCCTCAACCGCATCGTGAACGGCGCCCGCGCCGCCGCCACCCACGCGGACGGCGGGCACCACGCGGAGAAGGACCACCCCCCCGCCAAGACACCGCCCCGGACCACACCCCCACCGAGGGAACCCCACGACCACAAGGACGTCGAGATCATACGCCCCGAGGAAACCCTCCCCCTCGACGACTTCAAAGACTTCTAG
- a CDS encoding methyl-accepting chemotaxis protein codes for MLKNLRLSYKIILIALIIIVLYSLFVLLYVYPEVRKDLYAEKYLKTRHVVEVAYSVFEFYAQKVEEGSLSLEEAQTLAKEEIKVFRYGDNDYFFIQDTQNHMLMHPFNAELIGKDLSKQEDPVTGDYFNQRMLKIALEEGEGFVDYHWPKPGTEEPIAKISYVKLFKPWNWIIGSGIYLDDVEAETGALFNLILVSITVIVAIALGLAILMARSISLPITNVSSNLLASSNQLESAATQVSSSSQELSSGASELASSVEEITSNMEELQSIIESNTKTVTEAELLMKETNESAGLSTRQTEELQNAMTLISENARKIVKINKVIDDIAFQTSILALNAAVEAARAGEAGRGFAVVAEQVKSLAQKSAEAAKETTELIETVVDSIDSGQEKLSTVKESALKVSTLAGKVNVLLDEITTAFKEQSRGVSQVTKAISQVNTVVQGTAASSEETASAGEELLSQVEQLREVVVVLNRIVNGARAAAHADGEHHTEKDRPPAKTPPRTTPPPREPHNHKDVEIIRPEETLPLEDFKDF; via the coding sequence ATGCTCAAGAACCTGAGGCTGTCCTACAAGATCATCCTCATCGCCCTCATCATCATCGTGCTCTACTCGCTCTTTGTGCTGCTCTACGTCTATCCGGAGGTGAGGAAGGACCTCTACGCGGAGAAATACCTCAAAACCCGACACGTGGTCGAAGTGGCCTACAGCGTCTTCGAGTTCTACGCGCAGAAGGTGGAGGAAGGCTCCCTCTCCCTCGAAGAAGCCCAGACCCTCGCAAAGGAAGAGATAAAGGTATTCCGTTATGGGGATAACGACTATTTTTTCATTCAGGATACGCAGAACCACATGCTCATGCACCCGTTCAATGCCGAACTGATAGGAAAGGATCTCTCCAAACAGGAAGATCCCGTGACAGGAGACTATTTCAATCAAAGGATGCTGAAAATAGCCTTGGAAGAGGGTGAGGGTTTCGTGGACTACCACTGGCCCAAACCGGGGACCGAAGAACCCATAGCCAAGATCTCGTATGTGAAGCTGTTCAAGCCGTGGAACTGGATCATAGGGAGCGGGATCTACCTCGACGACGTGGAGGCCGAGACCGGGGCCCTCTTCAACCTCATCCTCGTCTCCATCACCGTCATCGTGGCCATCGCCCTCGGTCTCGCCATCCTCATGGCGCGGAGCATCTCCCTCCCCATCACCAACGTGAGCAGCAACCTCCTCGCCTCCTCCAACCAGCTCGAATCGGCCGCCACCCAGGTCTCCTCCTCCAGCCAGGAACTCTCCAGCGGCGCGAGCGAGCTCGCAAGCTCGGTCGAGGAAATCACCAGCAACATGGAAGAACTCCAGTCCATCATCGAGTCCAACACCAAGACCGTCACCGAGGCCGAACTCCTCATGAAGGAGACCAACGAGAGCGCCGGCCTCTCCACCCGGCAGACCGAGGAACTCCAGAACGCCATGACCCTCATAAGCGAGAACGCCAGGAAGATCGTCAAGATCAACAAGGTCATCGACGACATCGCCTTCCAGACGAGCATCCTCGCCCTCAACGCCGCCGTGGAGGCCGCCAGGGCCGGTGAGGCCGGCAGGGGTTTCGCCGTCGTCGCCGAGCAGGTCAAGTCCCTCGCCCAGAAGAGCGCCGAGGCGGCAAAGGAGACCACCGAGCTCATCGAGACCGTGGTCGACAGCATCGACTCAGGCCAGGAGAAACTCTCCACCGTCAAGGAAAGCGCCCTCAAGGTGAGCACCCTCGCCGGCAAGGTCAACGTCCTCCTCGACGAGATCACCACCGCCTTCAAGGAACAGTCCAGGGGTGTCTCCCAGGTCACCAAGGCCATCTCCCAGGTCAACACCGTGGTACAGGGGACGGCCGCCTCCTCCGAGGAGACGGCCAGCGCCGGTGAGGAACTCCTCTCCCAGGTGGAACAGCTCCGCGAGGTCGTGGTCGTCCTCAACCGCATCGTGAACGGCGCCCGCGCCGCCGCCCACGCGGACGGCGAACACCACACGGAAAAGGACCGTCCCCCCGCCAAGACACCGCCCCGGACCACACCCCCACCAAGGGAACCCCACAACCACAAGGACGTCGAGATCATACGCCCCGAGGAGACCCTCCCCCTCGAAGACTTCAAGGACTTCTGA
- the pyk gene encoding pyruvate kinase, whose amino-acid sequence MRKNTKIIATISDSRCDFSFIKALIEEGVDAFRLNTAHQTPETSKRVVDAIRKVSSHVAIVLDTKGPEVRTRLGGAPLEVQEGDVVWVGGEPIEDAPWFSTSYERFVEDVPEGARLLIDDGEIGLLVEERKAGRLVCRVENEGMVKDRKSINVPGVHLSLPALTGKDREYVRFAVEEGVDYIAHSFVRSREDVEEVREALERAGGDAGTVGIIAKIENREGVDHAEGILDTCDGLMIARGDLGIEIPAEEVPAIQKRLIRLCMERAKPVITATQLLHSMIENPRPTRAEVTDIATAVLDGTDALMLSGETAYGKYPVEAVKTMVRVASTAEKMRPELPEHDIVGYTNPVRYFLSQVAMKASYRLPIAAIIVHTYTGRTARLVSSFRGKTPVYVFCHDPRVARRLALSYGVYPRVIELPDSTDELVKESISSLLTEGDVRPEDLVLILAGSPPHQSNSSNFLEINTVATYLKERG is encoded by the coding sequence ATGAGAAAGAATACCAAAATCATAGCGACGATCTCCGACAGTCGGTGCGACTTCTCCTTCATCAAGGCCCTCATCGAGGAAGGGGTGGACGCGTTCAGGCTCAACACCGCGCACCAGACACCCGAGACGAGCAAACGGGTGGTGGATGCGATCCGCAAGGTCTCATCCCATGTGGCGATCGTGCTCGATACCAAGGGCCCCGAGGTGAGGACACGGCTCGGTGGGGCCCCGCTCGAGGTGCAGGAGGGAGATGTGGTATGGGTGGGGGGTGAACCTATTGAGGATGCCCCCTGGTTCTCCACCTCGTACGAGCGGTTCGTCGAGGATGTGCCGGAAGGGGCGAGGCTCCTCATCGACGACGGGGAGATCGGCCTCCTGGTGGAGGAGCGGAAGGCAGGGCGGCTGGTATGCAGGGTGGAGAACGAAGGGATGGTCAAGGACAGGAAGAGCATCAACGTCCCGGGCGTGCACCTCTCGCTTCCGGCGCTCACCGGCAAGGACAGGGAATACGTACGCTTCGCCGTGGAAGAAGGGGTGGACTACATCGCTCACTCCTTCGTGCGCAGCCGGGAGGATGTGGAGGAGGTGAGAGAGGCCCTGGAGAGGGCGGGAGGGGATGCCGGCACGGTGGGGATCATCGCCAAGATCGAGAACCGGGAGGGGGTGGACCACGCCGAGGGTATCCTCGACACATGTGACGGGCTCATGATCGCGCGGGGAGACCTGGGGATAGAGATACCGGCCGAGGAGGTCCCGGCGATCCAGAAGAGGCTCATACGGCTGTGCATGGAGCGGGCGAAGCCGGTGATCACCGCTACCCAGCTTCTCCACTCCATGATAGAGAACCCCCGGCCGACCAGGGCCGAGGTGACGGATATCGCCACCGCGGTGCTCGACGGTACGGACGCCCTCATGCTCAGCGGAGAGACTGCGTACGGCAAGTACCCCGTGGAGGCGGTGAAGACCATGGTGCGAGTGGCCTCCACGGCCGAGAAGATGAGGCCCGAGCTCCCTGAGCACGACATCGTAGGCTATACCAACCCTGTGCGCTACTTCCTCTCGCAGGTGGCCATGAAGGCGAGCTACCGGCTTCCCATCGCGGCCATCATCGTGCATACCTACACAGGGAGGACCGCGAGGCTGGTGTCCTCTTTCAGGGGCAAGACACCGGTGTATGTCTTCTGCCATGATCCCCGCGTGGCCCGAAGGTTGGCCCTCTCGTATGGGGTGTATCCCCGGGTGATAGAGCTTCCCGACAGCACCGACGAGCTGGTGAAGGAGAGCATCTCCTCTCTCCTCACGGAAGGGGATGTCCGTCCCGAGGATCTGGTGTTGATCCTCGCAGGATCCCCGCCGCATCAGAGCAACAGCTCGAACTTCCTGGAGATCAACACCGTCGCCACCTATCTCAAGGAGCGGGGATAG